From a single Aspergillus puulaauensis MK2 DNA, chromosome 2, nearly complete sequence genomic region:
- the spt4 gene encoding transcription elongation factor SPT4 (BUSCO:EOG09265BBJ;~COG:K;~EggNog:ENOG410PQ6M;~InterPro:IPR009287,IPR022800,IPR038510,IPR029040;~PFAM:PF06093;~go_component: GO:0005634 - nucleus [Evidence IEA];~go_function: GO:0008270 - zinc ion binding [Evidence IEA];~go_process: GO:0006355 - regulation of transcription, DNA-templated [Evidence IEA];~go_process: GO:0032786 - positive regulation of DNA-templated transcription, elongation [Evidence IEA]), giving the protein MSFYVAPSQQRTLRACMVCSLVQLHSKFMREGCPNCDNVLGLRGNNDNIQECTSQVFEGVITVNEPTTSWVARWQRLDSYVPGTYAVKVTGSLPNEVIGHLEDAGIKYIPRDGSQVEEEG; this is encoded by the exons ATGTCCTTTTACGTCGCACCCAGCCAGCAGCGCACCCTCCGCGCGTGCATGGTCTGCTCTCTCGTCCAGCTACACAGC AAATTCATGCGCGAAGGTTGCCCAAACTGTGATAACGTGCTTGGCCTCCGCGGaaacaacgacaacatccAAGAATGCACCTCGCAGGTCTTCGAGGGCGTAATTACTGTCAACGAACCGACAACGAGCTGGGTGGCTCGCTGGCAACGACTAGATAGCTACGTTCCCGGCACATACGCGGTCAAAGTGACGGGGTCGCTGCCAAATGAGGTTATTGGGCATTTGGAGGATGCTGGGATAAAGTATATTCCTAGGGATGGGAGTcaggtcgaggaggaggggtga